One region of Macadamia integrifolia cultivar HAES 741 chromosome 11, SCU_Mint_v3, whole genome shotgun sequence genomic DNA includes:
- the LOC122093118 gene encoding protein RMD5 homolog: MELSTIKGAFDRVAKKQKFCFSNTQEVIETSVGEIKYTLAKLHTLHDPSPADLINLMKELFYELTRMGPLDHLAAWHKDVNGGLSKYAKLLEKSFNPDISKAYRNVDFDMHTINQIIAGHFYRLGLFDLGDCFINEAREPESNFLKSPFLDMYQILEAMGARNLQPALNWAAINREKLVKNGSSIELKLHQLEFLEILQKGSRGDALKYARTYLAPFASLRMVEIQKFMGCLLWAGRLDCSPYAEFLSLTHWEKLAEELTQQFCSLLGQSYESPLSVAIAAGVQGLPTLLKLANVMWAKKQEWQAMKQLPVPVDLGREFQFHSIFVCPVSKDQGSEENPPMLMPCGHVLCKQSIVKLSKSSTRTFKCPYCPLEATVAQCRQLYF; the protein is encoded by the coding sequence ATGGAGCTGAGTACCATCAAAGGTGCATTTGATCGTGTTGCAAAGAAGCAAAAGTTTTGTTTTTCGAATACCCAAGAGGTAATCGAGACTTCTGTGGGAGAAATTAAATACACACTGGCAAAACTGCACACTCTCCATGACCCTTCTCCAGCTGATCTGATAAACCTTATGAAGGAGCTTTTCTATGAATTGACTCGTATGGGCCCTCTTGATCACTTAGCAGCTTGGCATAAGGATGTGAATGGGGGATTGAGCAAATACGCTAAGCTTCTTGAGAAATCATTTAATCCAGACATATCCAAGGCCTACAGAAATGTTGACTTTGACATGCACACGATAAATCAAATCATTGCTGGCCATTTCTACCGACTGGGTCTGTTTGATCTTGGGGATTGTTTCATAAATGAAGCCAGAGAACCAGAGAGCAACTTCCTTAAATCCCCGTTTTTGGATATGTATCAGATACTTGAGGCCATGGGAGCTAGGAACCTTCAACCTGCCCTGAACTGGGCTGCCATCAATCGTGAGAAGCTTGTAAAAAATGGTTCAAGTATTGAGCTGAAACTTCATCAGTTAGAGTTTCTGGAGATACTGCAGAAAGGAAGCAGAGGAGATGCTCTCAAGTATGCTAGAACTTACCTTGCTCCTTTTGCCTCCCTGCGTATGGTTGAGATCCAGAAGTTCATGGGCTGTCTATTGTGGGCGGGAAGGCTTGACTGCTCCCCATATGCTGAGTTTTTGTCTCTAACCCATTGGGAGAAGTTGGCAGAGGAGCTGACTCAGCAATTCTGCAGTCTTCTGGGACAATCCTATGAGAGCCCTTTGAGTGTGGCAATAGCAGCTGGGGTCCAAGGGTTGCCAACCCTGCTTAAGCTTGCAAATGTGATGTGGGCAAAGAAGCAGGAGTGGCAAGCGATGAAGCAGTTGCCAGTGCCAGTGGATTTGGGGAGGGAGTTCCAGTTTCACTCCATCTTTGTCTGTCCAGTTTCCAAGGATCAAGGTAGTGAAGAGAACCCACCCATGCTGATGCCCTGTGGACATGTGCTCTGCAAACAGTCCATCGTGAAATTATCTAAGAGTAGCACACGCACTTTCAAATGTCCATACTGTCCACTCGAGGCCACTGTTGCTCAGTGCAGGCAGCTTTATTTTTGA
- the LOC122093980 gene encoding E3 ubiquitin-protein ligase WAV3-like — MGTGWRRAFCTSIPRDRESATEEKHLRSSSPSPKNSSRLSGFLSGVSNPSTPRLQSQPVSTPSLRCRTTTVTAPTYPAAYDSPRLQCKTTVTTSGADSVAITTTRSHRFSKSLKPSSPRSPLRFSLFKASLRLSRSSCGICLQSVKTGQGTAIFTAECSHAFHFPCIAAHVRKHGSLVCPVCNTSWKEVPLLAIHKNQVPPSESVDGNEKVKKHRRGGTKEEKRKETVPLCSIRDVKTEQDQQQSKPSDPRKYDDDESLLSPTAGSRFVPIPEADENGEEVPEEDEIEEFQGFFVNPNPSSTIKISTDDGAVNGRDLRNVEVRLLPEAAVVSVGRSHETYVVALKVKAPPPPARASTTAAPLLDPSRRAPIDLVTVLDVSGSMTGAKLQMLKRAMRLVISSLGSSDRLSIVAFSACSKRLLPLRRMTAQGQRSARRIIDRLIAGQGTSVGEALRKAAKVLEDRRERNPVASIMLLSDGQDERVSRTNSEDRRCSKPQVSSTRFSHLEIPVHAFGFGENGSQPISHEPAEDAFAKCVGGLLSVVMQDLGLQIGFCSGCAPAEIAAVYSCGGRPTLLGSGTVKLGDLYAEEERELLVELRIPTAAIGAHHVMSVRSCFRDPASQEVMYGGEQTLMIPRPHAIRSSGPKIERLRNLFVTTKAIAEARRLVEHNELSSAHHLLASSRALLMQSSSISADECLRGLEAEIAELHWQRQQQQQGSQIQRRRIAGIVRERDPAAYIDENGEPLTPTSAWRAAERLAKVAIMRKSLNRVGDLHGFENARF; from the exons ATGGGTACTGGTTGGCGTAGAGCTTTCTGCACATCGATCCCTAGAGACCGAGAAAGCGCCACCGAGGAGAAGCATCTGAGGAGTAGCAGTCCTAGCCCCAAAAACTCTTCCAGATTGAGTGGTTTTCTCTCTGGCGTTAGCAACCCTTCGACGCCACGATTGCAGTCTCAACCCGTTTCAACCCCGAGCTTGCGCTGCCGAACTACGACGGTTACAGCCCCGACTTACCCTGCTGCTTACGACAGTCCCAGACTCCAATGCAAGACCACAGTGACTACTTCTGGTGCGGATTCTGTTGCCATAACGACGACGAGAAGCCATAGATTTTCCAAGAGTTTGAAACCGTCTTCTCCCAGATCTCCTTTGAGATTTTCCCTCTTCAAGGCCAGCTTACGACTCTCTAGG AGTAGCTGCGGGATATGCCTACAGAGCGTAAAGACTGGTCAGGGAACGGCCATATTCACGGCGGAATGCTCTCATGCCTTCCACTTCCCCTGCATAGCCGCGCACGTTAGGAAACACGGCAGCCTCGTCTGCCCTGTCTGCAATACAAGCTGGAAGGAAGTACCTTTACTAGCGATTCACAAAAATCAAGTGCCACCTTCGGAGTCCGTAGATGGGAACGAAAAAGTTAAGAAACACAGAAGAGGAGGAaccaaggaagagaaaagaaaagaaacagtgCCGCTTTGTTCGATTCGAGATGTGAAGACGGAACAAGATCAGCAGCAATCGAAACCGTCAGATCCTAGGAAATACGACGATGACGAGTCTCTGCTATCTCCGACGGCTGGTTCGCGGTTCGTTCCGATTCCTGAGGCTGACGAGAATGGCGAAGAGGTTCCGGAGGAAGACGAAATCGAGGAGTTCCAAGGGTTCTTCGTGAATCCCAACCCTTCGTCTACCATTAAGATTTCCACCGACGACGGCGCAGTCAACGGCAGAGATTTGAGGAACGTGGAGGTGAGGCTTCTCCCGGAGGCCGCAGTGGTCTCAGTTGGCCGGAGTCACGAGACTTACGTGGTGGCATTGAAGGTGAAGGCTCCTCCACCCCCAGCGCGCGCTAGCACGACAGCAGCGCCTCTGCTCGACCCCTCGCGCCGTGCGCCGATTGATCTGGTCACCGTGTTGGATGTGAGCGGGAGCATGACCGGCGCCAAATTGCAGATGCTGAAGCGTGCCATGCGGCTTGTGATATCGTCGCTTGGCTCCTCTGATCGGCTCTCCATCGTTGCCTTCTCGGCGTGCTCCAAGAGGTTGCTGCCGCTAAGAAGGATGACGGCTCAGGGCCAACGCTCGGCGCGGCGAATCATCGACCGGCTCATCGCTGGGCAGGGTACCAGCGTTGGAGAAGCTCTGAGGAAAGCCGCTAAGGTGCTGGAAGATCGGCGGGAGAGAAATCCCGTGGCCAGTATCATGCTCCTATCGGACGGCCAGGATGAGCGTGTCTCTAGAACGAATTCAGAGGATCGACGGTGTTCGAAACCCCAAGTGTCGTCGACAAGATTCTCACATTTGGAGATCCCGGTGCACGCATTCGGCTTCGGGGAGAATGGGAGCCAGCCGATCAGCCACGAGCCAGCGGAAGACGCTTTCGCCAAATGCGTGGGTGGGCTGTTGAGTGTGGTAATGCAGGATCTAGGGCTCCAGATTGGCTTCTGTTCCGGCTGTGCTCCAGCAGAGATCGCTGCCGTGTATTCCTGCGGGGGACGGCCTACGCTGCTGGGGTCTGGAACGGTGAAGCTAGGGGACCTGTATGCGGAGGAGGAGAGGGAGCTTCTGGTGGAATTGAGAATCCCGACGGCGGCAATTGGGGCCCACCACGTGATGTCTGTGCGGAGCTGTTTCAGGGACCCAGCAAGTCAAGAGGTGATGTACGGGGGAGAACAGACGCTGATGATACCCAGGCCGCACGCTATACGGTCATCAGGGCCAAAGATTGAACGGCTGAGAAATCTGTTCGTGACGACGAAGGCAATTGCGGAGGCCAGGCGATTGGTGGAGCACAACGAGCTTTCAAGTGCGCACCACCTGCTTGCTTCGTCTCGGGCGTTGCTGATGCAGTCGAGTTCGATTTCTGCGGATGAGTGCCTTAGGGGTTTGGAAGCAGAGATAGCGGAGCTGCACTGGCAGAGGCAACAACAGCAACAGGGGAGTCAGATCCAACGGCGTAGGATAGCGGGGATAGTGAGGGAGAGGGATCCAGCTGCTTACATTGATGAGAATGGGGAGCCGCTGACGCCGACATCAGCTTGGAGAGCGGCGGAGCGGCTTGCTAAGGTGGCAATAATGAGGAAGTCGTTGAATAGAGTCGGCGATTTACACGGCTTCGAGAACGCTAGATTCTAa
- the LOC122093545 gene encoding uncharacterized protein LOC122093545 — protein MDFKALFFSPQILPQPHKLPVPFFPFPSIKLLNENFKRGKIVIPRAKGIGDAELAAELAEGITRRNNQSVRRKEAMKKSRQLLFEELCGYLQLTTEEVEKRWRKVDEEEKMSLVRGFVSEWGTAFHPLSSKSVMELVEEHLAEEENPTPISNPSLIFPGLRKIMGF, from the coding sequence ATGGACTTCAAAGCTCTGTTCTTTTCGCCCCAAATCCTCCCACAACCTCACAAATTACCAGTCCcgttcttcccttttccttcaATAAAGCTTCTCAATGAGAATTTTAAAAGGGGGAAGATCGTGATTCCCAGGGCCAAAGGCATCGGTGATGCTGAGCTCGCCGCAGAATTAGCAGAAGGGATAACCAGGAGAAACAACCAATCCGTACGGAGGAAGGAGGCTATGAAGAAGAGTAGACAACTCTTATTTGAAGAATTGTGTGGTTACCTTCAATTGACGACGGAGGAGGTTGAGAAGAGGTGGCGAAAGGTCGACGAGGAAGAGAAGATGTCCCTGGTGCGAGGTTTTGTCTCTGAGTGGGGTACTGCTTTCCATCCCTTGTCGTCAAAGTCTGTTATGGAATTAGTGGAAGAACACTTGGCCGAAGAAGAGAACCCCACCCCCATTTCTAACCCTTCTCTCATCTTCCCTGGTTTGAGAAAGATAATGGGTTTCTAA
- the LOC122093544 gene encoding auxin-responsive protein IAA9-like — protein MSPPLLGVVEGQQNVSLEGSSASADGSCLNNSELKERNYMGLSDCSSVDSSAVSSLSEGKNSSLNLKATELRLGLPGSPSPPRDPELFLLSSRKQDEKPLIPLLHSKDSIHSSSQKTAVLGNKRWFSDTMDDSSEVKSAAFTEGKNWMFPAAGSVSETAQSALQAKVSVNSGVNVMLSPKPSLNSGMKSVSVKEHPGAQPAMLKEAAPAKVLQEKPCAANDNNHTPSGAANNNSSRSASKAQVVGWPPIRSFRKNTLATTSKNNDEVDGKPGPGALFVKVSMDGAPYLRKVDLRTYFAYQELSAALEKMFSCFTIGQCGSHGAPGRDVLSESKLKDLLHGSEYVLTYEDKDGDWMLVGDVPWEMFIDSCKRLRIMKSSDAIGLAPRAMEKCRNRN, from the exons ATGTCTCCACCGTTGCTTGGCGTGGTGGAAGGGCAGCAGAATGTCTCTCTGGAGGGTTCGTCGGCCTCTGCTGATGGTAGCTGCCTGAATAACTCTGAATTAAAAGAGCGTAACTACATGGGGTTATCTGATTGTTCTTCAGTGGACAGCTCCGCTGTCTCTAGCTTGTCTGAAGGAAAAAATAGCAGCCTGAACCTGAAAGCAACAGAGCTAAGGCTTGGGCTTCCTGGATCCCCATCTCCCCCAAGGGATCCAGAGCTTTTCTTGCTGAGTTCCAGAAAACAAGATGAGAAGCCCTTGATTCCTTTACTTCATTCAAAGGATAGTATTCACTCTTCATCACAAAAGACTGCTGTTTTAGGAAACAAGAGATGGTTCTCTGATACCATGGATGATTCTTCTGAAGTGAAAAGTGCTGCATTTACTGAAGGGAAGAATTGGATGTTTCCAGCTGCTGGCTCTGTGTCAGAAACTGCCCAATCTGCACTTCAAGCAAAAGTTTCTGTTAACTCGGGTGTTAATGTTATGCTATCACCTAAACCTTCCCTGAACTCGGGGATGAAATCTGTTTCTGTCAAGGAGCATCCTGGAGCTCAGCCAGCTATGTTGAAAGAAGCTGCTCCTGCTAAGGTATTACAAGAGAAGCCCTGCGCTGCCAATGATAACAACCATACCCCTAGTGGTGCTGCTAATAACAATAGCAGTCGCTCTGCTTCCAA GGCTCAAGTAGTGGGTTGGCCGCCGATTAGATCATTTAGGAAGAACACTTTGGCGACAACTTCCAAGAACAATGATGAAGTCGATGGGAAACCAGGCCCTGGTGCACTTTTCGTCAAGGTCAGCATGGACGGTGCTCCTTATTTGAGGAAGGTAGACCTCAGAACATACTTTGCATATCAGGAGCTCTCTGCTGCACTTGAGAAGATGTTCAGTTGTTTTACTATAG GCCAGTGTGGATCGCATGGAGCTCCAGGGAGAGATGTACTGAGTGAGAGTAAGCTGAAGGATCTTCTACATGGATCAGAATATGTTCTTACTTATGAGGACAAGGATGGTGACTGGATGCTGGTGGGGGATGTCCCATGGGA GATGTTTATTGATTCGTGCAAAAGGTTGAGGATAATGAAGAGCTCTGATGCAATTGGCTTAG CTCCAAGGGCAATGGAGAAATGCCGGAACAGAAACTAG